A region of Pontiella agarivorans DNA encodes the following proteins:
- the metH gene encoding methionine synthase codes for MKKIKYTSDAANRFAALLKDQHLMLDGAMGTMIQQHKLEETDFRGEQFADHPSDLKGNNDLLVLSKPQIIEDIHVEFIEAGADIIETNTFSSTTISQADYGLEPLVRELNIAAARIARNAVNRVLENNPERTLFVAGSIGPTNRTASISPDVNDPGYRAVSFDDLVEAYAEQTEALIEGGVDLLLVETIFDTLNAKAALFAIEEVFEKTGTRLPVMISVTITDRSGRTLSGQTPEAFWYSIEHANPVSVGLNCALGAEDMRPYLEELSNVAHCYISIYANAGLPNAFGGYDDTPEDMARVYDDFAKHGLANIWGGCCGTTPAHIQGLAAAVKKYPPRIPPARSSTPRFSGLEPLRITPEMNLVMVGERSNITGSPKFARLIREGNLDEALQIALQQVEAGANLIDINMDEGLIDSVDMMVKFLNLVASEPDICRVPIMIDSSKWEVIEAGLKCIQGKGIVNSISMKEGEDQFREHARKIQRYGAGMVVMAFDEKGQADTTERRIEICTRAYRILVDEIGIDPTDIIFDPNVFPVGTGMEEHRINAVSFFEATKVIRQTLPGVSVSGGISNVSFSFRGNNRVREAIHAAFLYHGTEAGLNMGIVNPGMLEVYDEVPKELMTLVEDVVLNRNEEATEKLIDYAEKIKAEGSGAKKEVETQAWREASVEERLKHALVKGIVEYVVDDVEEARQKYDRPLHVIEGPLMAGMDVVGDLFGSGKMFLPQVVKSARVMKKGVAHLLPYMEEEKEEGEASSAGKILLATVKGDVHDIGKNIVGVVLACNNFEVKDIGVMVPWETILKEAREWGADIIGLSGLITPSLDEMVHVAKEMEREGLKTPLLIGGATTSKKHTAVKIAPEFSGLSMHVLDASRAVTVVQSILSGDEKFQKAVKFEYNAIKEQHEASQEVREFRSLENARARALPFDWKGYVPPTPEFIGTREVNITIKELAEWIDWTPFFWTWELEGKYPTILEKPGEPGARAREVFDDAQAMLKQIIEEDWFTPKGVHAFFPAARVGDSIEVYADESRTEKINTLHFLRQQMIKKDETPNRSLCDFIAPKDSSCADYIGAFSVTAGPEAVVKAEEFKADHDDYNAIMVQALSDRLAEAFAEYLHKQTRDAWGYGKAETCTIEQMIKEKYQGIRPAAGYPACPDHTEKKTIFQLLETTKRTGIELTESMAMTPPSSVSGLYFSHPESRYFPLGRINKDQVADYAERKGWDMKTAEKWLAPSLGYNY; via the coding sequence ATGAAAAAAATTAAATACACATCCGATGCCGCCAACCGCTTTGCCGCCCTGCTGAAAGACCAGCACCTAATGCTCGACGGCGCCATGGGCACCATGATTCAGCAACACAAGCTCGAAGAAACCGATTTCCGCGGCGAACAGTTTGCCGACCACCCTTCCGACCTGAAGGGCAACAACGACCTGCTGGTACTCAGCAAACCACAGATCATTGAAGATATTCATGTAGAATTCATCGAAGCCGGTGCGGACATCATCGAAACCAACACCTTCAGCTCCACCACAATTTCCCAGGCCGACTATGGACTTGAACCGCTCGTTCGGGAGTTGAATATCGCCGCCGCCCGCATCGCACGAAATGCGGTAAACCGCGTACTTGAAAACAATCCGGAACGTACGCTGTTTGTGGCCGGATCCATTGGCCCCACCAATCGGACCGCCTCCATTTCCCCGGACGTCAATGATCCCGGATATCGTGCGGTCTCTTTCGATGACCTGGTCGAGGCCTACGCGGAACAGACCGAAGCCCTGATCGAAGGCGGGGTGGATCTCCTGCTGGTTGAAACCATCTTCGACACGCTTAACGCTAAAGCCGCCCTCTTTGCCATTGAGGAGGTCTTTGAAAAAACCGGCACCCGGCTTCCGGTGATGATCTCGGTAACCATCACTGACAGATCAGGCCGCACCCTTTCCGGTCAGACTCCGGAAGCATTCTGGTATTCCATCGAACACGCCAATCCGGTTTCGGTCGGCCTTAACTGCGCATTAGGTGCTGAAGATATGCGCCCCTATCTCGAAGAGCTTTCCAATGTGGCCCACTGCTACATCAGCATTTATGCCAACGCCGGACTGCCGAATGCATTCGGGGGCTATGATGACACGCCCGAAGACATGGCCCGGGTTTATGACGACTTTGCCAAACACGGTCTTGCCAATATCTGGGGCGGATGCTGCGGCACCACGCCCGCCCACATTCAGGGACTTGCCGCTGCCGTAAAAAAATATCCGCCGCGTATTCCTCCGGCACGGTCTAGCACACCGCGCTTCAGCGGACTTGAACCGCTGCGCATCACCCCCGAAATGAATCTGGTGATGGTCGGCGAGCGTTCCAACATTACCGGCTCGCCGAAATTTGCACGCCTGATTCGCGAAGGTAATCTCGATGAAGCCCTTCAGATTGCCCTTCAGCAGGTGGAAGCCGGGGCCAATCTGATTGATATCAACATGGATGAAGGCCTCATCGATTCCGTCGATATGATGGTTAAATTTCTGAATCTGGTCGCATCCGAACCGGACATCTGCCGCGTTCCGATCATGATCGACTCTTCAAAATGGGAGGTCATCGAAGCCGGCCTGAAATGCATTCAGGGCAAAGGCATCGTCAACTCAATCAGTATGAAGGAAGGCGAAGACCAGTTCCGCGAACATGCACGGAAAATTCAGCGCTACGGTGCCGGTATGGTGGTTATGGCCTTCGACGAAAAAGGCCAGGCCGACACCACCGAACGGCGGATCGAAATCTGCACCAGAGCTTATCGGATCCTTGTGGACGAAATCGGCATCGACCCGACCGACATTATTTTTGATCCCAACGTCTTCCCGGTCGGCACCGGCATGGAAGAACACCGCATCAACGCTGTTTCGTTCTTTGAAGCCACCAAAGTCATTCGCCAAACGCTTCCCGGCGTCTCCGTCAGCGGCGGCATCAGTAATGTCTCGTTTTCATTCCGCGGCAACAACCGGGTTCGCGAAGCCATTCACGCCGCCTTCCTCTACCATGGCACGGAAGCCGGTCTGAATATGGGAATTGTCAACCCGGGCATGCTCGAAGTTTACGACGAGGTTCCGAAAGAACTGATGACTCTCGTCGAGGATGTGGTGCTCAACCGCAATGAAGAAGCCACCGAAAAACTGATCGACTATGCCGAAAAGATTAAAGCCGAAGGTAGCGGTGCAAAAAAAGAAGTCGAAACCCAGGCCTGGCGCGAAGCCAGCGTGGAAGAACGGCTCAAACACGCCCTGGTGAAAGGCATCGTCGAATATGTTGTAGACGATGTGGAAGAAGCCCGGCAGAAATACGATCGGCCGCTTCACGTGATCGAAGGTCCGCTGATGGCCGGCATGGATGTGGTCGGCGACCTGTTCGGATCCGGAAAAATGTTCCTTCCGCAGGTGGTAAAATCCGCCCGGGTCATGAAAAAAGGCGTGGCTCACCTCCTGCCTTATATGGAGGAGGAAAAAGAAGAAGGAGAAGCTTCCTCGGCCGGAAAAATCCTGCTCGCTACGGTAAAAGGCGACGTGCATGACATCGGAAAGAACATCGTCGGCGTCGTACTCGCCTGCAACAATTTCGAAGTAAAAGACATCGGCGTTATGGTGCCGTGGGAAACCATTCTGAAAGAAGCCCGTGAATGGGGAGCAGATATCATTGGCCTTTCCGGTCTAATTACCCCGTCGCTCGATGAAATGGTGCACGTCGCCAAAGAGATGGAACGCGAAGGCCTGAAAACACCGCTGCTGATCGGCGGAGCCACCACCAGTAAAAAACACACCGCGGTCAAAATTGCGCCCGAATTCAGCGGACTCTCCATGCATGTGCTCGATGCCTCGCGCGCCGTCACCGTGGTACAGTCCATCCTCAGTGGCGATGAAAAATTCCAGAAAGCGGTGAAGTTTGAATACAACGCCATCAAAGAGCAGCACGAAGCCTCGCAGGAAGTCCGCGAGTTCCGAAGCCTGGAAAATGCACGCGCACGCGCCCTGCCCTTCGACTGGAAAGGCTACGTGCCGCCCACCCCGGAATTTATCGGCACTCGCGAGGTCAACATCACGATAAAAGAACTGGCCGAATGGATCGATTGGACTCCGTTTTTCTGGACCTGGGAACTGGAAGGGAAATACCCGACCATTCTTGAAAAACCCGGCGAACCCGGAGCTCGCGCTCGCGAGGTTTTCGACGATGCCCAGGCCATGCTGAAGCAGATTATTGAAGAGGACTGGTTCACCCCGAAAGGTGTGCACGCCTTCTTCCCGGCCGCGCGCGTCGGCGACAGCATTGAAGTCTATGCCGATGAATCACGTACCGAAAAAATTAATACCCTGCATTTTCTACGGCAGCAGATGATCAAAAAGGATGAAACGCCGAACCGCAGTCTGTGCGATTTCATTGCGCCGAAGGATTCCAGCTGTGCTGACTACATTGGCGCATTCTCCGTCACGGCCGGCCCCGAAGCCGTCGTGAAAGCCGAAGAATTTAAAGCCGATCACGACGACTATAACGCCATTATGGTTCAGGCGCTCTCCGACCGGCTTGCCGAAGCGTTTGCAGAATACCTGCATAAACAGACGCGCGATGCCTGGGGCTACGGAAAAGCAGAAACCTGCACAATCGAGCAGATGATCAAAGAGAAATATCAGGGCATCCGCCCGGCGGCCGGGTATCCGGCCTGCCCGGACCACACCGAAAAGAAAACCATTTTCCAACTTCTGGAGACAACGAAACGGACCGGGATTGAACTGACAGAGTCCATGGCAATGACGCCGCCGAGCTCGGTGTCCGGCCTCTACTTCTCGCATCCGGAATCCCGCTATTTCCCGCTCGGCCGAATCAACAAAGACCAAGTTGCCGACTATGCCGAACGTAAAGGCTGGGATATGAAAACCGCCGAAAAATGGCTGGCCCCCAGCCTCGGATACAATTACTGA
- a CDS encoding bifunctional homocysteine S-methyltransferase/methylenetetrahydrofolate reductase, whose translation MKNILERLTEHPLIFDGAMGTMIYSKGVFINTCYEHLCVTNPKLIAGIHQEYADAGADVIETNTFGANRLKLTGHGLADQLEAINRAAVRLARNAAGPDALVAGSVGPILKSASVFLESKAGELAEIFREQIAVLADEGVDFFLFETFSHVQEAQLAAKVAKEFGRPVFVSMTAGKEGKTVKGRPIEQIIQTLENDSNVDGVGLNCGVGPAAAYSNAERALPHTTKPLVVMANAGLPQEVDGRMIYMASPEYFTEYAKRMIQLGVRGVGGCCGTTPADIATMAKSIKSMTGVKQHIAIARHDDHEAPEVEVIPAAEKCGFGAKLARGEKVTSVEITPPRSIDLKPMLAQCRTCKEAGIDAINIPDGPRASARISPMVAALAVEREVGIETVLHYCCRDRNLIGMQSDLLGGYAGGLRNYLIITGDPPKLGDYPDSTAVFDVDAVGLTQVVNNLNHGIDVGGNIINPPTGILIGVGANPCAVEPERELQHYLNKINAGAEYAITQPIFDPEALLRFMDAAEEKGGSIPVVAGVWPLVSLRNAEFLANEVPGVEIPDAILERMSHAKTKEDGRALGIEIAREICEAISDRVAGYQVSAPFGIVDLALKVLA comes from the coding sequence ATGAAAAACATTCTTGAACGTTTGACAGAACATCCCCTCATCTTCGACGGGGCGATGGGAACGATGATTTATTCGAAGGGCGTATTCATCAACACGTGCTACGAACATCTGTGTGTCACCAACCCGAAACTGATTGCCGGAATACATCAGGAATATGCCGACGCCGGCGCAGACGTTATTGAAACCAACACGTTCGGGGCCAACCGTCTCAAACTGACCGGCCACGGTCTGGCCGACCAGCTCGAAGCCATCAACCGTGCCGCGGTCCGGCTCGCACGCAATGCGGCCGGACCAGATGCGCTGGTTGCCGGATCAGTCGGACCGATCCTCAAATCCGCTTCCGTCTTTCTGGAATCCAAAGCCGGTGAACTGGCGGAAATTTTCCGGGAACAGATTGCTGTACTGGCCGATGAAGGCGTCGATTTCTTTCTTTTCGAAACGTTCTCGCATGTGCAGGAAGCCCAGCTTGCCGCCAAAGTGGCAAAGGAATTCGGGCGACCGGTCTTCGTTTCCATGACAGCCGGGAAAGAAGGCAAAACCGTAAAAGGACGCCCCATCGAACAGATTATCCAAACCCTGGAAAATGACTCCAATGTCGACGGCGTCGGCCTCAACTGCGGCGTCGGACCGGCGGCGGCCTACAGCAACGCTGAACGCGCCCTGCCCCATACCACAAAACCGCTAGTGGTCATGGCCAATGCCGGCCTTCCGCAGGAAGTTGACGGCCGTATGATCTATATGGCTTCCCCGGAATATTTCACCGAATACGCTAAACGCATGATCCAGCTCGGCGTCCGCGGCGTCGGCGGATGCTGCGGTACAACCCCGGCCGACATCGCCACAATGGCCAAAAGCATTAAATCGATGACCGGGGTCAAACAGCACATCGCGATTGCCCGGCACGACGATCACGAAGCGCCGGAAGTGGAGGTCATTCCTGCGGCGGAAAAATGCGGATTCGGCGCCAAACTGGCCCGCGGCGAAAAAGTGACCAGTGTGGAAATCACACCGCCGCGCTCCATCGATCTCAAGCCGATGCTCGCCCAGTGCCGAACGTGCAAAGAGGCCGGAATTGACGCCATCAACATTCCTGACGGTCCGCGGGCATCAGCCCGCATTTCCCCCATGGTTGCTGCGCTGGCAGTCGAGCGCGAAGTCGGCATTGAAACGGTGCTGCACTACTGCTGCCGCGATCGCAACCTGATCGGCATGCAATCCGATCTGCTCGGTGGCTATGCCGGCGGCCTGCGCAACTATCTCATCATTACCGGAGACCCGCCGAAACTCGGCGATTACCCCGACTCAACCGCGGTTTTTGATGTTGATGCGGTCGGTCTGACGCAGGTCGTGAACAACCTGAATCATGGCATCGATGTCGGCGGAAACATCATTAATCCTCCCACAGGTATTCTGATCGGTGTCGGCGCCAATCCCTGCGCCGTGGAACCGGAACGCGAGTTGCAGCATTATCTCAACAAAATCAATGCCGGTGCGGAATATGCCATCACCCAGCCGATTTTTGATCCCGAGGCCCTGCTGCGCTTCATGGATGCCGCGGAAGAAAAAGGCGGCAGTATTCCGGTCGTCGCCGGTGTCTGGCCGCTGGTCTCCCTGCGTAATGCGGAATTCCTGGCGAATGAAGTGCCGGGGGTGGAAATTCCGGATGCCATTCTCGAACGCATGAGCCATGCAAAAACCAAGGAAGACGGCCGCGCTCTGGGCATCGAAATTGCCCGCGAAATCTGTGAAGCCATTTCCGACCGCGTCGCCGGCTATCAGGTCAGCGCCCCGTTTGGCATCGTCGACCTTGCGCTGAAGGTGCTTGCATAG
- a CDS encoding GspE/PulE family protein translates to MSVMLTKSLRIYDFLAATGLIDEKKLQDLLNEARANGAPVCRFIIDNAEIKEEELLTKLAKAMQLPFQRLKEIEIDNDILEKLPTKAIFQYNIIPLKEEDGYLKVATSDPFTPGLVDALRLAAESRIRLSLSPSEDIETAAKKFYGVGAETLDRMMESGGLDLDDEEDLLKQDLSELDQEASVVKFVNQIIWEAYKDRATDIHIEPMEMDLRIRYRIDGVLHETPMPPQLKRFQSSVISRIKVMSNMDIAEKRLPQDGRISVRIKGAEIDVRVSTMPTVYGESVSLRLLMRGGGLVTMADLGLNNHDSDILKKMITRPHGILLVTGPTGSGKSTSLYAWLHTINSVDKRIMSAEDPIEYEMAGVNQVQMRPEIGLTFANTLRTFLRQDPDVIMVGEIRDKETAEIAIRAALTGHLVFSTIHTNDSASTVTRLLDMGIEPFLVASSVEGIVAQRLVRGLCNNCKQPKEYDKEFLEEHSFPIERLANEGPIYEAVGCDECRGSGYKGRTGIFEILHVTDEIRPLIIAHASAAEIKNRALDQGGMKTLREDGWDKVLAGITTIDEILRVSEDEEFEDA, encoded by the coding sequence ATGAGCGTGATGCTTACGAAATCTCTCAGAATATACGACTTTCTCGCAGCCACCGGGCTCATCGACGAAAAAAAACTTCAGGACCTCCTGAATGAGGCCCGCGCCAACGGGGCGCCTGTATGTCGTTTTATCATCGACAACGCCGAAATCAAGGAAGAGGAACTTCTGACAAAACTGGCGAAGGCCATGCAACTGCCCTTTCAGCGCCTGAAGGAAATCGAAATAGATAACGACATTCTCGAAAAATTGCCCACAAAAGCTATTTTTCAATACAACATCATACCGCTCAAAGAAGAAGACGGCTATCTAAAGGTTGCTACAAGCGATCCCTTCACCCCCGGACTGGTTGATGCACTCCGTCTGGCAGCTGAAAGCCGGATCCGACTGTCACTCAGCCCATCCGAGGACATTGAAACCGCCGCCAAGAAATTCTACGGCGTTGGCGCAGAAACCCTCGATCGTATGATGGAAAGCGGCGGGCTGGACCTGGACGATGAAGAAGATCTTCTAAAACAGGACCTCAGCGAACTCGACCAGGAGGCCTCAGTAGTTAAATTTGTGAACCAGATTATCTGGGAAGCCTATAAGGATCGGGCCACAGACATTCACATCGAACCCATGGAAATGGACCTGCGCATTCGCTACCGCATTGACGGCGTCCTGCATGAAACACCGATGCCCCCGCAGCTGAAACGCTTTCAATCCTCGGTCATCTCCCGCATCAAAGTAATGTCTAATATGGACATTGCCGAAAAACGTCTTCCGCAGGACGGCCGGATCAGCGTCCGCATTAAAGGAGCAGAAATTGATGTCCGCGTCTCGACCATGCCTACAGTTTACGGCGAATCCGTCAGCCTCCGTCTGCTGATGCGAGGCGGCGGCCTTGTAACCATGGCCGACCTGGGACTGAATAACCACGATTCCGACATTCTCAAAAAAATGATCACCCGCCCTCACGGCATTCTCCTGGTCACCGGGCCGACAGGGTCGGGCAAGTCCACCTCCCTCTATGCCTGGCTCCACACAATCAATTCCGTCGACAAACGAATCATGTCAGCCGAAGACCCGATTGAATACGAAATGGCCGGCGTCAACCAGGTACAGATGCGCCCGGAAATCGGACTGACCTTCGCCAACACCCTCCGCACCTTCCTGCGTCAGGACCCGGACGTGATTATGGTCGGGGAGATCCGCGACAAAGAAACCGCCGAAATTGCGATCCGTGCAGCGCTGACCGGCCATCTGGTTTTCAGCACCATTCACACGAACGATTCCGCAAGCACCGTTACCCGCCTGCTCGACATGGGCATTGAACCTTTCCTGGTCGCGTCTTCCGTAGAAGGCATTGTCGCCCAGCGCCTTGTACGCGGTCTATGCAACAACTGCAAACAGCCCAAAGAATACGACAAAGAATTTCTCGAGGAACACAGCTTCCCGATTGAGCGCCTCGCCAATGAAGGGCCGATTTATGAAGCTGTCGGTTGCGATGAATGCCGGGGCAGCGGCTATAAAGGACGAACAGGGATTTTTGAAATTCTGCACGTCACCGATGAAATCCGACCGCTCATCATTGCCCACGCATCAGCCGCCGAGATCAAAAACAGAGCGCTCGACCAAGGCGGCATGAAAACCCTGCGCGAAGACGGCTGGGACAAAGTGCTCGCCGGCATCACCACAATTGACGAAATCCTGCGCGTCTCCGAAGATGAAGAATTCGAAGACGCTTAA
- the tuf gene encoding elongation factor Tu, with protein MAKDKFERTKPHVNVGTIGHVDHGKTTTTAAITCVQAAKGLAEYIAYDSVAKASESQGRRDSTKILTIATSHVEYESDNRHYAHVDCPGHADYVKNMITGAAQMDGAILVVEAPSGPMPQTREHILLARQVGVPKIVVFLNKCDLVDDEELIELVEMEIQELLAKYDFEEDSPIIRGSALGAINNPEGPEADCIQELMDALDAWIPEPERLTEQDFLMPIEDVFSIEGRGTVVTGRVERGSIHTGDEIEIVGIKDTAKTTCTGVEMFRKILDEGQAGDNVGILLRGTKKEDVQRGQVLAKPGTINPHTKFKGEVYVLSKEEGGRHTPFFKGYRPQFYFRTTDVTGDIQLPEGVEMVMPGDNVTMNVELITPIAMEQHMRFAIREGGRTVGAGRVIEIVE; from the coding sequence ATGGCTAAGGATAAGTTCGAACGGACAAAGCCCCACGTGAATGTGGGCACGATTGGTCACGTTGACCATGGTAAAACGACCACGACCGCTGCAATCACCTGTGTACAGGCTGCTAAAGGTCTGGCTGAGTATATTGCGTACGACAGCGTTGCTAAAGCATCGGAATCCCAGGGTCGCCGTGACTCGACAAAGATTCTGACCATCGCGACTTCGCATGTTGAGTACGAATCCGATAACCGTCACTACGCCCACGTTGACTGCCCGGGCCATGCTGACTACGTTAAAAACATGATTACCGGTGCTGCGCAGATGGATGGCGCGATTCTGGTGGTTGAAGCTCCGTCCGGTCCGATGCCGCAGACTCGTGAGCACATCCTTCTGGCCCGCCAGGTTGGTGTTCCGAAAATTGTTGTTTTCCTCAACAAGTGCGACCTGGTTGACGACGAAGAGCTGATCGAGCTCGTTGAGATGGAAATTCAGGAACTCCTCGCGAAATATGATTTCGAAGAAGATTCCCCGATTATCCGTGGTTCTGCACTGGGTGCTATCAATAATCCGGAAGGTCCGGAAGCTGATTGTATTCAGGAACTCATGGATGCACTTGATGCATGGATTCCGGAGCCGGAACGTTTGACCGAGCAGGACTTCCTGATGCCGATCGAAGACGTATTCTCCATCGAAGGTCGTGGTACGGTTGTTACCGGACGTGTTGAGCGTGGTTCTATTCATACCGGCGACGAAATCGAAATTGTCGGCATTAAAGATACTGCAAAAACGACCTGCACCGGCGTTGAAATGTTCCGCAAGATCCTCGATGAAGGTCAGGCTGGCGACAACGTGGGTATTCTGTTGCGCGGCACCAAAAAAGAAGATGTGCAGCGCGGTCAGGTTCTGGCTAAGCCGGGTACAATTAACCCGCACACCAAATTCAAGGGCGAAGTATACGTTCTGTCCAAAGAAGAAGGCGGTCGTCATACGCCGTTCTTTAAAGGTTACCGCCCGCAGTTCTACTTCCGTACAACGGACGTTACCGGCGATATCCAGTTGCCGGAAGGTGTTGAAATGGTAATGCCTGGCGACAACGTGACAATGAATGTTGAGCTCATCACCCCGATCGCGATGGAACAGCACATGCGCTTCGCAATTCGCGAAGGCGGCCGCACCGTTGGTGCCGGACGTGTTATTGAAATCGTTGAATAA
- the dinB gene encoding DNA polymerase IV, which produces MKQNPQTFLHVDMDAFFASVEQRDHPELRGKPVVVGAAADQRGVVAAASYEARKYGIHSAMPSRIAKQKCPHAVFVSNNMANYKAVSREIMRIFESYTPHVMPLSIDEAFLDVTGARHLFGDGKTMAEKIRNHIREQTQLTASVGVAPNMFLAKLASDMNKPDGLTVVPFNQEAIEKMLAPMPIGRMWGVGKVTQKKLLSLGISTIGDLQNFDFQRLEKVLGPKSAYGFSRLCRGIDDRKIGTGADEKSISNETTFRHDITDREQIEATYKRLIDKVAARLRKAGFYATTVHLRLRWSDFTTITRQTKIAIPANDDITLREVGMELLNEHLRHRPVRLIGFGTSGLTESDKPRTLQMNLFDSPDTARHEKRNRLSRAADAIREKYGISSLRRGSDLD; this is translated from the coding sequence ATGAAACAAAATCCCCAGACCTTTCTGCACGTCGACATGGATGCCTTTTTCGCCTCCGTGGAACAACGCGACCATCCGGAACTCCGCGGCAAACCCGTTGTTGTCGGGGCGGCGGCCGACCAGCGCGGCGTTGTGGCAGCCGCGTCTTACGAAGCGCGCAAATACGGCATACACTCCGCCATGCCCTCCCGCATCGCAAAACAAAAATGCCCGCATGCAGTTTTCGTTTCGAACAACATGGCCAATTACAAAGCTGTTTCGCGCGAAATCATGCGCATCTTCGAATCATATACCCCTCACGTCATGCCCCTTTCCATTGATGAAGCCTTTCTCGATGTCACCGGTGCCCGGCACCTCTTCGGCGATGGAAAAACCATGGCCGAAAAAATCCGTAACCACATCAGGGAACAGACACAGCTGACCGCATCCGTGGGCGTTGCACCGAATATGTTTCTCGCCAAGCTCGCCTCCGATATGAATAAACCGGACGGCCTCACCGTCGTTCCGTTCAATCAGGAAGCCATCGAGAAAATGCTCGCCCCCATGCCCATCGGCCGTATGTGGGGCGTAGGTAAAGTGACACAGAAAAAGCTGCTCTCCCTTGGCATCTCCACCATCGGCGATCTCCAAAACTTCGACTTCCAACGTCTGGAAAAGGTCCTCGGCCCAAAATCCGCCTATGGCTTCTCCCGCCTGTGCCGCGGAATTGACGACCGGAAAATCGGCACCGGGGCCGATGAAAAAAGCATTTCCAACGAAACCACCTTCCGACATGACATCACCGATCGGGAACAGATCGAAGCAACGTACAAACGCCTGATCGATAAAGTTGCTGCACGACTCCGCAAAGCCGGTTTTTATGCGACCACCGTTCACCTGCGTTTACGATGGAGCGACTTCACCACCATCACCCGCCAGACCAAAATCGCCATTCCGGCCAACGACGACATCACCCTGCGGGAAGTCGGTATGGAACTGCTCAACGAACACCTCCGCCACCGTCCCGTCCGGCTGATCGGCTTCGGCACCAGCGGACTCACCGAATCCGACAAACCCCGGACCCTCCAGATGAATCTGTTCGATTCCCCCGACACCGCACGCCACGAAAAACGAAACCGCCTCAGCCGGGCCGCCGATGCCATCAGAGAAAAGTACGGCATCAGCAGTCTGCGCCGCGGGTCAGACTTAGACTGA
- the rpmG gene encoding 50S ribosomal protein L33, with translation MPRDIITLACTECKERNYTGTRNKKLETQRREVKKYCTRCRTHTLHRETK, from the coding sequence ATGCCAAGAGATATTATTACTCTGGCCTGCACCGAGTGCAAAGAGCGCAACTACACCGGTACACGCAATAAGAAGCTGGAAACACAGCGTCGTGAAGTAAAAAAATACTGTACACGCTGTCGTACACATACACTTCACCGCGAAACCAAATAG
- a CDS encoding SDR family NAD(P)-dependent oxidoreductase, whose translation MPAKTIILTGANSEIGKAAAKHLANAGHVVILACRSREKAEQVRHEIGKNTIAAELDLASRRSIHEFTDWAHRELNRIDGLINNAADFNLSETERELTSDGFERIWFTNHLAPVLLTDRLMDYIIASPQGRIINISSKGLLARPFQTVDTEDPTFGNRHFTPAAAYYQSKMAQSIYTVWLAQQLTGTMATANCIRVTNVKIDINRFPDLPQGLKNLYTLKALFSITPEKMAETYAAAVLDPGFRNISGALISHSGKQVPFPAYAKDPLCIERVMSLTYRQLGIAPAVTFTGADDQSAPTGFR comes from the coding sequence ATGCCCGCAAAAACCATTATACTCACCGGAGCCAACTCCGAGATCGGCAAAGCAGCCGCAAAACATCTCGCCAATGCCGGCCACGTCGTAATTCTCGCCTGCCGCAGTCGGGAAAAAGCCGAGCAGGTCCGGCATGAAATAGGAAAAAACACAATCGCAGCCGAACTCGATCTGGCCTCCCGGCGCAGCATCCATGAATTCACCGACTGGGCCCACCGCGAACTCAACCGGATCGACGGCCTGATCAACAATGCCGCGGACTTCAACCTTTCCGAAACCGAACGCGAACTGACCTCCGACGGCTTTGAACGCATCTGGTTCACCAATCATCTCGCACCGGTCCTGCTGACAGACCGCCTGATGGATTACATCATCGCCAGTCCTCAGGGACGAATTATCAATATTTCCTCCAAAGGTTTACTCGCCCGCCCCTTCCAGACCGTGGACACGGAAGATCCCACGTTTGGAAACCGCCATTTCACTCCGGCAGCAGCCTACTATCAATCCAAAATGGCCCAAAGCATCTATACCGTCTGGCTGGCGCAGCAGCTTACCGGAACCATGGCCACCGCCAACTGCATCCGCGTCACCAATGTAAAAATCGACATCAACCGCTTTCCGGATCTGCCGCAGGGACTGAAAAACCTCTACACCTTAAAAGCACTGTTTTCCATTACCCCCGAAAAAATGGCGGAAACCTATGCAGCAGCCGTGCTCGATCCCGGATTCAGAAACATCTCCGGCGCCCTCATCAGCCATTCAGGAAAACAGGTACCGTTCCCGGCCTACGCAAAAGACCCGCTCTGCATTGAGCGGGTCATGAGTCTCACATACCGGCAACTGGGCATCGCGCCCGCCGTTACCTTTACCGGCGCTGACGACCAATCGGCACCGACAGGGTTCCGTTGA